Proteins encoded within one genomic window of Cyanobacterium sp. T60_A2020_053:
- a CDS encoding isoprenyl transferase codes for MAQSLINFPPDLDLAKMPRHIAVIMDGNGRWAKQRNLPRIFGHQRGVDTLKDLLRCCDDWGVEVLTAYAFSTENWGRPPHEVDFLMTLFERVLRKELAEMMTENVRIRFVGNLAMLPSSLQQEVAHAMTETANNKGIQFNVATNYGARQEILQACRDIAQKVKDDLINIDDINEDLFESCLYTKGIISPDLLIRTSGEMRLSNFLLWQMAYGELYVTETLWPDFNRDELRRALVNYQQRERRFGKVTIDN; via the coding sequence GTGGCGCAAAGTTTGATTAATTTCCCCCCTGATTTAGATTTAGCGAAGATGCCTCGCCATATCGCAGTAATTATGGATGGTAACGGGCGCTGGGCGAAACAACGTAATCTTCCTCGTATTTTTGGGCATCAAAGGGGAGTGGATACTCTCAAGGATTTGTTGCGTTGTTGTGATGATTGGGGGGTTGAGGTGTTAACGGCTTATGCTTTCTCTACGGAAAATTGGGGGCGCCCTCCCCATGAGGTTGATTTTTTGATGACTCTTTTTGAGCGCGTGTTACGCAAGGAGTTGGCAGAAATGATGACGGAAAATGTGCGCATTCGGTTTGTGGGCAATTTAGCTATGTTGCCTTCTTCTTTACAACAAGAAGTTGCTCATGCGATGACTGAAACTGCTAATAATAAAGGGATTCAGTTTAATGTCGCTACTAATTACGGCGCGCGCCAAGAAATACTCCAAGCCTGTCGAGACATTGCCCAAAAGGTTAAGGATGATTTGATTAATATTGATGATATAAATGAGGATTTGTTTGAAAGTTGTCTTTATACGAAGGGAATTATTAGCCCTGATTTATTGATTCGCACCAGTGGGGAGATGCGTTTGAGTAATTTTTTATTGTGGCAGATGGCTTACGGGGAATTGTATGTTACTGAGACTCTTTGGCCCGATTTTAACCGTGATGAGTTGCGGAGGGCGCTGGTTAATTATCAGCAACGGGAGCGCCGTTTTGGTAAGGTAACCATAGATAATTGA
- a CDS encoding Eco57I restriction-modification methylase domain-containing protein gives MYIKQALNSAFRKIPVAREDIDKFKENLQNLLTITHSKINESEEYHKNNLRDFLNHTYYHPHHYLNTQNRNDLVIHTTNKDSQIGVIIETKKPNNKSEMISLDKFNVKSLQQLIFYYLQARLTDNNINLKYLIITDIYNWFIFPANLFEKLFYHHKPLIKEFNDFQQGRLTSTKQELFYQEIASKYITEKEQELKENFTYFNLHDYEHISEDQQLISLYKILSPQHLLKLPFANDSNSLNQDFYNELLHIIGLIEVKEKSKKLIQRPSPLARNQGSLLENVIYHLDTYNKLNNLENLEELGNNYQEQLFKIALELVITWINRILFLKLLEAQLINYNNDDKNYSFLNQQKINNFNDLDTLFFQILAKKLEDRNPEIKDKFNYVPHLNSGLFEVTELENKTLFIANLNNDYQLPLFKHTVLKDSEGKRKTGELNTLTYLFEFLSAYNFSSEGKEEIQEERKSLINASVLGLIFEKINGYQDGSFFTPGFITMYMCRETITKAVITKFNEVKKWHCQNIEQLKELIEYQNQEGRNEANSIINSITICDPAVGSGHFLVSALNEIIALKSRLNIWQDREGKRIKEYTIEVENDELIIKDEDGELYNYKPDFPPSQRIQESLFHEKKTIIENCLFGVDININSVKICRLRLWIELLKNSYYRQNDPPKSPLKRGTLNTNTPKNDPSKSPLKSETFNTNTPHNNSSKSPLERETLNTTTPPLLRGVGGDRNLETLPNIDINIKCGNSLISRFDLKSDLKLALKKHKLTIQDYQQAIKIYHNPKSREEKQEVITLIKQIKDNFTTVMTGNDPLQQQLRKKEFELYNLQNQQSLFEESAKDKKAREKQEKDLQKHINLLSQEIEDKQNNVIYRHGFEWRFEFPEVLNNNGDFIGFDMIIGNPPYIRQEEFSQLKPLLKNKFLIYNAIADLLTYFVELGYHLLKSDGVFQFIISNKFTRANYGKQMRNFLLNNSRLTHFVDFSGLAVFDEATVDACILGFVKASQDDSASLIYGNVNKDDININDFQGYLSGIKQDFLQSNLTENSWSFESQEVLKIKTKIEAQGIPLKDWDININYGIKTGFNDAFIIDGEKREELIKQDAKSAEIIKPLLRGRDIHKYYPNFQDLYLINLHNGYEFNNQRISALNVEDYPAIKQHLDKFLPQLNKRTDKGKTPYNLRNCAYIPDFEKPKIIYKDIAQELTFCLDESFFYTNNTNYMIVGDFNLSYLLANLNSKLFDFYYRLISTQLGTSAVRLFTQFVEQIPIKKVSEKEEKPFIKLVTEILAEKKVNPLADTSKLEREIDLLVYQLYGLTEEEIRIIEG, from the coding sequence ATGTACATCAAACAAGCCTTAAACTCCGCTTTCAGAAAAATTCCCGTTGCGAGGGAAGATATTGATAAATTCAAAGAAAATTTACAAAATTTACTCACCATTACCCACAGTAAAATTAACGAATCGGAAGAATATCACAAAAATAACCTGCGAGATTTTCTCAACCATACTTATTATCATCCCCATCATTACCTCAACACTCAAAATAGAAATGATTTAGTTATTCATACCACTAACAAAGATAGTCAAATTGGTGTCATTATCGAAACCAAAAAGCCTAATAATAAAAGCGAGATGATTAGTCTTGACAAGTTTAATGTTAAATCATTACAACAACTAATATTTTATTATTTACAAGCGCGCCTCACCGATAATAACATCAACTTAAAATATTTAATTATTACTGATATTTATAACTGGTTTATCTTTCCTGCTAACCTATTTGAGAAATTATTTTATCACCATAAACCTTTAATCAAAGAATTTAACGACTTTCAGCAAGGCAGACTAACCAGCACAAAACAAGAACTTTTTTATCAAGAAATTGCCAGTAAATACATTACAGAAAAAGAGCAAGAATTAAAAGAAAATTTTACTTATTTTAATCTTCATGACTATGAGCATATCTCGGAAGATCAACAATTAATTTCTCTGTATAAAATTTTATCTCCTCAGCATTTACTAAAACTTCCCTTTGCTAATGATAGCAACAGTTTAAATCAAGATTTTTATAATGAGTTATTACATATTATCGGTTTAATAGAAGTCAAAGAAAAAAGCAAAAAATTAATCCAGCGCCCTTCACCCCTAGCTAGAAATCAAGGCTCATTATTAGAAAATGTCATCTACCATTTAGATACTTATAATAAGCTGAATAATTTAGAAAATCTTGAGGAGTTAGGCAACAATTATCAAGAACAACTATTTAAAATTGCCTTAGAATTAGTTATCACTTGGATTAACCGCATTTTATTTTTAAAACTATTAGAAGCACAATTAATTAACTATAATAATGATGATAAAAACTATAGTTTTCTTAATCAACAAAAAATCAATAACTTTAATGATTTAGACACATTATTTTTTCAAATCTTAGCCAAAAAGCTGGAAGACAGAAACCCAGAAATTAAAGATAAATTTAACTATGTGCCTCATCTCAATAGTGGTTTATTTGAAGTTACCGAATTAGAAAATAAAACTCTTTTCATTGCTAATTTAAACAATGATTATCAATTACCCTTATTTAAGCATACTGTCTTAAAAGATAGTGAAGGAAAAAGGAAAACAGGAGAATTAAACACCCTAACTTATTTATTTGAATTTTTATCGGCTTATAACTTTAGCAGTGAAGGAAAAGAAGAAATCCAAGAAGAAAGAAAAAGTTTAATTAATGCCTCAGTTTTAGGATTAATTTTTGAAAAAATCAATGGTTATCAAGACGGCTCATTTTTTACACCCGGTTTTATTACGATGTATATGTGTCGGGAAACTATCACTAAAGCAGTTATTACTAAATTTAACGAAGTTAAAAAATGGCATTGTCAAAATATTGAACAATTAAAAGAATTAATTGAATATCAAAATCAAGAGGGTAGAAATGAGGCAAATTCTATCATCAATAGTATCACCATTTGTGATCCTGCTGTGGGTTCTGGTCATTTTTTAGTGTCTGCTTTAAATGAAATTATTGCTTTAAAAAGTAGGTTAAATATTTGGCAGGATAGGGAAGGTAAGCGCATTAAAGAATATACTATCGAGGTTGAAAATGATGAGTTAATCATCAAAGATGAGGATGGAGAGTTATATAATTATAAGCCTGATTTTCCGCCAAGTCAGCGTATTCAAGAAAGTTTATTTCATGAGAAGAAAACTATTATTGAAAATTGCTTATTTGGGGTTGATATTAATATTAATTCTGTCAAAATTTGTCGTTTAAGGTTATGGATTGAGTTGCTAAAAAATTCTTATTATCGTCAAAATGATCCCCCTAAATCCCCCTTAAAAAGGGGGACTTTGAATACAAATACTCCCAAAAATGATCCTTCTAAATCCCCATTAAAAAGCGAGACTTTCAATACAAATACTCCTCACAATAATTCCTCTAAATCCCCGTTGGAAAGGGAGACTTTGAATACAACTACTCCCCCCTTATTAAGGGGGGTTGGGGGGGATCGAAATCTTGAAACTCTACCTAATATTGATATTAATATTAAGTGTGGAAATTCTTTAATTAGTCGTTTTGATTTAAAGTCTGATTTAAAGTTAGCGCTAAAAAAACACAAGTTAACTATTCAGGATTATCAACAGGCAATTAAGATTTATCACAACCCAAAAAGTCGTGAAGAAAAACAAGAGGTTATCACTTTAATTAAACAAATAAAGGATAATTTTACCACTGTAATGACGGGAAATGATCCACTACAACAGCAGTTAAGAAAAAAGGAATTTGAGTTATATAATCTTCAAAATCAACAATCTTTATTTGAGGAGTCAGCTAAGGATAAAAAGGCTAGGGAAAAACAGGAGAAGGATTTACAAAAACACATTAATCTTTTAAGTCAAGAAATTGAAGATAAACAAAATAATGTTATTTATCGTCATGGGTTTGAGTGGCGTTTTGAGTTTCCTGAAGTGTTAAATAATAATGGTGATTTTATTGGTTTTGACATGATTATTGGAAATCCTCCCTATATCCGTCAAGAAGAATTTTCACAGCTTAAACCGTTATTGAAAAATAAGTTTTTAATTTATAATGCTATTGCTGATTTACTAACTTATTTTGTTGAGTTAGGCTATCATCTTTTGAAAAGTGATGGAGTTTTTCAGTTTATTATTTCTAATAAGTTTACTCGCGCTAATTATGGTAAACAAATGCGTAATTTTTTGTTAAATAATAGCCGTTTAACTCACTTTGTGGATTTTAGCGGTTTAGCTGTTTTTGATGAGGCTACTGTTGATGCTTGTATTTTAGGTTTTGTGAAAGCAAGTCAAGATGATTCTGCTAGTTTAATTTATGGTAATGTCAATAAAGATGATATTAATATCAATGATTTTCAAGGTTATTTGAGTGGTATTAAACAAGATTTTTTACAAAGTAATTTGACTGAGAATAGTTGGAGTTTTGAGAGTCAGGAAGTATTAAAGATTAAGACAAAAATTGAAGCTCAAGGTATTCCTTTGAAAGATTGGGATATTAATATTAATTATGGCATTAAAACTGGTTTTAATGATGCTTTTATCATCGATGGAGAAAAGAGGGAAGAATTAATTAAACAAGATGCTAAATCAGCAGAAATTATTAAACCGCTTTTACGAGGGAGAGATATTCATAAATATTATCCTAATTTTCAAGATTTATATTTAATTAATTTACATAATGGTTATGAATTTAATAATCAAAGAATTTCAGCGTTAAATGTAGAAGATTATCCAGCGATTAAGCAACATTTAGATAAATTTTTACCTCAGTTAAACAAAAGAACAGATAAAGGTAAAACGCCTTATAATTTAAGAAATTGTGCTTATATTCCTGATTTTGAAAAGCCTAAAATTATTTATAAGGATATTGCTCAAGAATTAACTTTTTGTTTAGATGAATCATTTTTTTATACTAATAATACTAATTACATGATCGTTGGTGACTTTAATTTATCTTATTTATTAGCAAATCTAAACAGTAAATTATTTGATTTTTATTATAGACTTATTTCAACTCAATTAGGAACTTCTGCTGTAAGACTATTTACCCAATTTGTTGAGCAGATACCGATTAAAAAAGTAAGTGAAAAAGAAGAAAAACCTTTTATTAAATTAGTGACGGAAATATTAGCAGAAAAAAAAGTAAATCCTTTAGCTGATACCAGTAAATTAGAGAGAGAAATTGATTTATTGGTGTATCAATTATATGGATTAACAGAAGAAGAAATAAGGATAATTGAAGGTTAA
- the raiA gene encoding ribosome-associated translation inhibitor RaiA: MKLLIQGNNIEVTESIHDYVEEKLEKAVKHYQNVAGKVDVHLSVERNARISNKHKAEVTVYANGTIIRAQENSESLYASIDLVSDKISRQLRKYKERKLDQKVHSTEKTVEAIEEKSVDGNLIGDRQPELPAEVVRMKYFTMESMSIDEAKERLQLVDHDFYMFRNRDSNEINVIYIRNHGGFGVIQPRSNSH, encoded by the coding sequence ATGAAACTATTAATTCAAGGAAACAACATCGAAGTAACAGAATCTATCCATGATTATGTAGAGGAAAAACTAGAAAAAGCAGTTAAACATTACCAAAATGTAGCTGGTAAAGTAGATGTACATTTATCAGTGGAGCGCAATGCGCGCATCAGCAATAAGCATAAAGCAGAAGTAACGGTTTATGCCAATGGGACGATTATTCGCGCTCAAGAAAACAGCGAAAGTTTGTATGCCAGTATTGATTTAGTTTCTGATAAAATCTCTCGTCAATTACGCAAATATAAAGAAAGAAAACTTGACCAAAAAGTTCATAGCACGGAAAAAACGGTGGAAGCTATCGAGGAGAAATCTGTTGATGGTAATTTAATTGGTGATCGTCAACCAGAATTACCAGCAGAAGTAGTGCGTATGAAATATTTTACTATGGAATCAATGAGTATTGACGAAGCGAAGGAGCGATTACAGTTAGTTGATCATGATTTTTATATGTTTCGTAACCGAGACAGCAACGAAATTAATGTAATTTATATTCGTAACCATGGTGGTTTTGGGGTAATTCAGCCTCGTAGTAATAGTCATTAA
- a CDS encoding response regulator transcription factor, protein MSRILVIDDDPAISELVAINLEMAGYDISQAEDGIKGQALALQIQPDLIMLDLMLPKVDGFTICQRLRRDERTGNIPILMLTALGQTKNKVEGFNAGADDYLTKPFEVEEMLARVKALLRRSERTPSSAKHTEILNYGPLTIVPERFEVIWFNETVKLTHLEFELLHCLLQRHGQTVSPSDILKEVWGYDPNDDIETIRVHVRHLRTKLEPDPRRPRYIKTVYGAGYCLELSDS, encoded by the coding sequence ATGTCTCGAATATTGGTCATAGACGACGATCCAGCAATCTCAGAATTAGTGGCAATTAACCTAGAAATGGCAGGATATGACATATCCCAAGCCGAAGACGGTATCAAGGGTCAAGCTTTAGCCCTTCAAATACAACCCGATTTGATTATGCTGGATTTAATGCTTCCGAAAGTTGATGGTTTTACCATTTGTCAGCGTCTTAGAAGGGATGAACGTACAGGTAATATTCCTATTCTCATGCTTACCGCCCTAGGACAAACTAAAAACAAAGTAGAGGGCTTTAATGCGGGCGCTGATGACTACTTAACTAAACCGTTTGAAGTGGAAGAGATGTTAGCGCGCGTCAAAGCCTTATTGCGTAGAAGTGAGCGCACTCCATCCAGTGCTAAACATACAGAAATACTCAATTATGGTCCTTTAACCATCGTACCAGAACGATTTGAAGTAATTTGGTTTAATGAGACTGTCAAATTAACTCACTTAGAATTTGAATTGTTACACTGTTTATTACAACGTCATGGTCAAACAGTATCTCCCAGTGATATTCTAAAAGAAGTTTGGGGATACGATCCCAATGATGACATTGAAACCATTAGAGTTCATGTGCGTCATTTACGCACCAAATTAGAACCAGACCCCCGTCGTCCCCGTTATATTAAAACTGTATATGGTGCCGGATATTGCCTAGAATTATCCGATAGCTAA
- a CDS encoding DUF3326 domain-containing protein, with translation MSNRKPYYGVLIVPTGVGADIGGYAGDALPVARVMAQTCTRLITHPNVMNGASLYWCADNIDYVEGYALDKFAEGEWGLQPSHQNPIGLILDQSIEPELRYRHLQATEAVRATLGVNVSDYIITDAPLNVELRVSEYGISWGTIGNPDSLLRAGKKLIRQGVRALAVVARFPDDVDSQALMDYRHGGGVDGLAGAEAVISHLLVREFQMPCAHAPALSPLPLDINVSPRAAAEELGYTFLPCVLAGLSRAPQFITEKHKPGLRALDIDVLVIPHHACGGSATLSFAHHGTMIIVVEDNDTVIKVPPEPLGIKVVKVKSYLEAVGVMTAHRSGVDYTALLAGERKINHLTL, from the coding sequence ATGAGCAACAGAAAACCCTATTATGGCGTGTTAATTGTGCCAACGGGGGTGGGTGCTGATATTGGTGGCTATGCCGGAGATGCCCTTCCTGTGGCGAGGGTGATGGCACAAACCTGCACTCGTTTGATTACTCATCCTAATGTAATGAATGGGGCTAGTTTGTATTGGTGCGCTGATAATATCGATTATGTGGAAGGTTACGCCCTGGATAAATTTGCAGAAGGTGAATGGGGCTTACAGCCTAGCCATCAAAATCCTATCGGTTTAATTTTAGATCAAAGTATTGAGCCTGAATTGCGTTATCGTCATCTCCAAGCGACGGAAGCGGTTAGGGCGACTTTAGGGGTTAACGTGAGCGATTATATTATCACCGATGCGCCCCTCAACGTTGAGTTAAGAGTATCAGAATATGGCATTAGTTGGGGTACAATCGGTAATCCTGATAGTCTGTTGAGGGCTGGAAAAAAGCTGATTAGGCAAGGGGTGAGGGCGCTGGCGGTGGTGGCGAGATTTCCTGATGATGTGGATAGTCAAGCCTTAATGGATTATCGTCACGGTGGCGGTGTGGATGGTTTGGCGGGCGCTGAAGCGGTGATTTCTCATTTATTGGTGAGGGAGTTTCAAATGCCGTGCGCCCATGCCCCAGCTTTATCCCCTTTACCTCTTGATATTAATGTTTCCCCTCGCGCCGCCGCCGAAGAATTAGGTTACACTTTTCTACCTTGTGTTTTAGCTGGTTTGAGTCGTGCGCCTCAATTTATCACCGAGAAGCATAAACCGGGGTTGAGGGCGCTGGATATAGACGTATTAGTTATTCCCCATCATGCCTGTGGTGGTAGTGCTACCCTTAGTTTTGCTCATCATGGTACTATGATTATTGTGGTGGAAGATAATGATACCGTAATTAAAGTTCCCCCTGAGCCATTGGGTATCAAAGTGGTTAAGGTAAAATCTTATTTAGAAGCGGTGGGAGTGATGACGGCGCACCGTAGCGGAGTTGATTATACTGCTTTATTAGCAGGAGAGCGCAAAATAAACCATTTAACATTATAA
- the rlmN gene encoding 23S rRNA (adenine(2503)-C(2))-methyltransferase RlmN yields the protein MTEVLLGKSLPELTHWIQQQGQPAYRGKQLYQWLYQKGARSLLDITVFPQQWRQEYKDFPIGRSQIHYHNSAPDRTKKYLLKLQDGLIIETVGIPTAKRLTVCVSSQVGCIMACDFCATGKEGFTRNLYAHEIIDQILTVQEDFGERVSNVVFMGMGEPLLNLREVISAVKSINQDVGIGARNLTISTVGLPQKILELAQHQLQITFAVSLHAPNQTLRETLIPSARHYTIDQLLSDCREYVKITGRRISFEYVLLSGVNDLSHHAQELAQKLRGFQSHVNLIPYNPISEVDYQRPSPDRIKEFTNILQQANIAVSVRYSRGLEADAACGQLRSNKMDN from the coding sequence ATGACTGAAGTTTTACTAGGAAAATCATTACCAGAATTAACCCATTGGATTCAACAACAAGGGCAACCAGCCTATCGTGGCAAACAATTATATCAGTGGCTGTATCAGAAGGGCGCTCGATCCTTACTTGATATTACAGTATTTCCCCAACAATGGCGCCAAGAGTATAAAGATTTCCCCATCGGGCGCTCTCAAATACATTATCATAACAGCGCCCCTGACCGCACCAAAAAATATCTGCTCAAACTCCAAGACGGTTTAATCATCGAAACCGTTGGTATTCCCACCGCTAAACGCTTGACGGTGTGTGTTTCTTCTCAGGTAGGCTGTATTATGGCTTGTGATTTTTGTGCTACAGGTAAGGAAGGTTTTACACGCAATCTTTATGCCCATGAAATCATCGATCAAATTTTGACGGTACAAGAAGATTTTGGCGAAAGGGTTTCTAATGTGGTATTTATGGGTATGGGTGAGCCTTTATTAAATCTTCGAGAGGTAATTTCTGCCGTCAAATCCATTAATCAAGATGTGGGGATTGGGGCAAGAAATTTAACCATTTCTACCGTTGGTTTACCGCAAAAAATTCTTGAGTTAGCACAACATCAATTACAAATTACTTTCGCTGTCAGTCTCCATGCACCCAATCAAACTTTGAGAGAAACTCTCATACCCAGCGCCCGTCACTACACCATAGATCAATTATTATCAGATTGTCGAGAGTATGTAAAGATAACTGGGCGACGCATCAGTTTTGAGTATGTTTTGTTATCAGGAGTGAATGATTTATCCCACCATGCCCAAGAATTAGCCCAAAAATTGCGCGGTTTTCAAAGCCATGTTAACCTCATTCCTTATAATCCCATTTCTGAAGTGGATTATCAGCGCCCTTCCCCCGACAGAATCAAGGAATTTACCAATATATTACAACAGGCAAATATTGCCGTTAGCGTGCGCTATTCTAGGGGATTAGAAGCTGATGCCGCCTGTGGGCAATTACGCAGTAATAAAATGGACAATTGA
- the scpB gene encoding SMC-Scp complex subunit ScpB produces the protein MGTDYNNFSLVTHIEAILYLKGKPTTIAEIGELTQKSTEAIESALIQLMSDYAHRGEGALEIVETPAGYSLQLRSCCQDLMENLIPADLNTATLRTLAAVALANPILQSDLITVRGAGAYQHVQELLELGFISKRRQEEGRSFWLEITDKFHQYFEIDQLPT, from the coding sequence ATGGGAACAGATTATAATAATTTTAGCTTAGTAACTCACATCGAAGCCATACTATATCTCAAGGGAAAACCTACCACCATCGCAGAAATAGGGGAGTTAACCCAAAAATCCACCGAAGCTATCGAATCAGCTTTGATTCAGTTAATGTCTGACTATGCCCATCGAGGAGAAGGGGCGCTGGAAATCGTGGAAACTCCAGCCGGTTACAGTTTACAGTTGCGTAGCTGTTGTCAAGACTTAATGGAAAATCTCATTCCAGCCGATCTAAACACCGCTACTTTAAGAACTTTAGCCGCCGTTGCCCTTGCTAATCCTATTTTACAAAGTGACTTGATTACGGTGAGGGGCGCTGGGGCTTATCAACACGTCCAAGAACTGTTAGAATTAGGTTTTATCAGTAAACGTCGCCAAGAGGAAGGGCGCTCGTTTTGGCTAGAAATTACCGATAAATTTCATCAATATTTTGAAATTGACCAGCTACCGACCTAA
- a CDS encoding DUF760 domain-containing protein, producing the protein MAFNPNFFGRQSDIELDNTLIDYLQKQQPETLERVAQSATPEIREIITHNVQGLLGMLPTEGFNVQIVTDKQHMANLLASAMMTGYFLCQMEKRKTLEESLSDTDNL; encoded by the coding sequence ATGGCATTTAACCCAAATTTTTTTGGCAGACAATCAGATATAGAATTAGATAATACCTTGATTGATTATTTACAAAAACAACAACCAGAAACTTTAGAAAGAGTTGCACAGTCAGCAACTCCCGAAATCAGAGAAATAATTACCCATAATGTGCAAGGCTTGTTAGGTATGCTACCCACAGAAGGATTTAACGTACAAATTGTCACTGATAAGCAACACATGGCAAACCTCTTAGCCTCCGCCATGATGACTGGTTATTTTCTCTGTCAAATGGAAAAAAGAAAAACCCTAGAAGAAAGCCTCTCTGATACTGACAATTTATAA
- a CDS encoding WecB/TagA/CpsF family glycosyltransferase: MKTYPVLDLPIHLSDNYQDCLLERIEHQKGAHVVTINSEMVMMAQQNPDLKHIVEKADVIVPDGSGIILYLLRRGIKQKRIAGIELAESLVKKLGADSARHPICFYGAAPGVTEEAVKMFKNQIPNINIIHNHGYLKGAELEAWYEKIEQVQPKLILVGLGVPRQEIWIANHRYLAPSAVFIGVGGSFDIWGGVKERAPKFFCDNNLEWLYRLYQEPWRWKRMMVLPQFLFKALF; encoded by the coding sequence ATGAAAACATACCCTGTTTTAGATTTACCCATTCACCTGAGCGATAACTACCAAGATTGTTTACTAGAGCGTATTGAGCATCAAAAAGGTGCTCATGTAGTGACGATTAATTCAGAGATGGTAATGATGGCGCAGCAAAATCCCGATCTAAAACATATTGTCGAAAAAGCGGATGTTATTGTTCCCGATGGTTCAGGAATTATTTTGTATCTGCTGCGCCGAGGTATCAAGCAAAAGCGCATCGCCGGGATTGAGTTAGCGGAATCTTTGGTTAAAAAATTGGGGGCGGATAGCGCCCGTCACCCCATTTGTTTCTATGGTGCGGCGCCCGGAGTTACGGAAGAAGCGGTTAAAATGTTTAAAAACCAGATACCCAATATTAACATTATTCATAATCATGGCTATTTGAAGGGCGCTGAATTAGAGGCTTGGTACGAAAAAATCGAACAAGTGCAACCCAAACTAATTTTAGTAGGTTTAGGAGTGCCACGACAGGAAATATGGATTGCTAATCATCGCTATCTAGCGCCCTCCGCTGTATTCATAGGAGTAGGGGGTAGCTTCGACATTTGGGGAGGTGTTAAAGAAAGAGCGCCTAAATTTTTCTGCGACAATAACCTAGAATGGTTATATCGTCTCTATCAAGAGCCTTGGCGCTGGAAAAGAATGATGGTATTGCCTCAATTTTTATTCAAAGCATTATTTTAA
- a CDS encoding RNA methyltransferase — MDQIKIILVEPAGERNIGSIARVMKNMGCYHLTIVNPRCHHNSEDARIMAVHGVEILDNAEIVPTLPEALKDCQKAIATTARPRGIPTHLEKPQDCLPWLLSGRGALVFGPEDRGLSNQELSHAQRFVCIPSNPEYPSLNLAQAVGICLYELSKSASDNTITDNDLDLATLKDLEGYYQHLESLLLRVNYLYPHTAPVQMSKFRRIFNRNQLQTQEVAMLRGILRQIEWHLSNEDNG, encoded by the coding sequence ATGGATCAAATTAAAATAATCTTAGTTGAACCAGCCGGAGAGAGAAATATCGGCTCTATTGCAAGGGTAATGAAGAATATGGGATGTTATCATCTCACCATCGTTAATCCCCGTTGTCATCACAACTCCGAAGATGCCAGAATAATGGCAGTGCATGGAGTGGAGATATTAGATAACGCTGAAATAGTGCCTACTTTACCCGAAGCCCTAAAAGATTGTCAAAAAGCCATTGCCACCACGGCGCGCCCTAGGGGCATTCCCACACACCTCGAAAAACCTCAAGATTGTTTACCATGGTTACTGTCGGGGCGAGGGGCGCTGGTTTTTGGACCAGAAGACAGAGGTTTGAGTAATCAAGAATTAAGCCATGCCCAGAGATTTGTGTGCATTCCCTCCAACCCCGAATATCCTTCCCTCAATTTAGCCCAAGCAGTGGGTATTTGTCTGTACGAATTATCTAAATCTGCCTCAGATAACACAATTACTGATAATGACTTAGATTTAGCCACATTAAAAGACTTAGAAGGCTACTATCAACATTTAGAATCTCTCTTATTAAGAGTAAACTATCTTTATCCTCACACAGCGCCCGTACAAATGAGCAAATTTCGCCGTATTTTTAACCGCAATCAGCTACAAACCCAAGAAGTAGCCATGCTAAGAGGAATTTTAAGGCAGATTGAATGGCATTTAAGCAATGAGGATAATGGATAA
- a CDS encoding AbrB family transcriptional regulator, with amino-acid sequence MNDRAISRVIHYTVGKLRRYNLQLKAGQRFSLVTKGNSISLIPQKISIESFRGVLKGADISNIRNRDEKI; translated from the coding sequence TTGAACGATCGCGCCATTAGCCGTGTAATTCATTACACGGTGGGGAAATTGCGAAGATATAATTTACAGTTGAAAGCAGGACAAAGATTCTCCTTAGTAACAAAAGGTAATTCAATTTCATTGATTCCTCAAAAAATTTCTATTGAATCTTTTCGAGGTGTTTTAAAAGGAGCAGATATTAGTAATATTAGAAACCGTGATGAAAAGATTTGA